In one window of Desulfitibacter sp. BRH_c19 DNA:
- a CDS encoding diguanylate cyclase: MDNKSISIRNSIIIVFIILMLATVSVIGYIIFSNWLSSADESITKMAEDMNSEIFHQVDVFVAVPLHVNEANQVLLENDIVNIHNEGERESFFVGVLRAHSDDVYSFSYGTENGEYYGARRNENYDIEIMRNNRDTDGHSWYYSLTEDMTAGELVVEAGKFDPRTRDWYKAAKETQKPVFSPIYKHFVMDDLTVSAAYPIYNNLDDLQGVLGTHITLSKIDNYLEGIVKDKNAFAVIVERDSGELIANSLDMENFKTLEDGSIKRLTINEIDNQAVIQAHEDYKSTEESNFRIKNENDRLYIKITEYYNEGLDWLVITAIPESLFMAGIIENMKLTLLLTILALMLSIGIYLMLTNRFLKPIDSLIRTTEKFSQGDLSQRATITRNDEIGMISESFNKMADTIYMLVNNLEKKVKERTVELAETNNELKESKDQLHLILDSTVEAIYGIDNNGNCTFCNASVLEILGYKHQDELTGKNMHLQIHHSHKDGTSMSIEECKIFKAFITGKGTHVDDEVFWRADGTSVDVEYYSYPQYKDGEIIGAVITFMDNTERKKNEEHIKHLSYHDSLTGLYNRMFFEDEQKRIDIKKNLPISIIFGDVNGLKLTNDIFGHVAGDALLKKSSEILKNICREEDIVARVGGDEFAILLPNTEASVADKIINRVKKELSKEQIVAIKCSMSMGYDTKTNADQDIERTMKNAEDKMYKEKTLNRKTINSDMVQTIIETLHDKSPREKEHSITVSEICQNIGQAMKLSQTEVRKLKEAGFFHDIGKIVLDKDTLNKNDTLTEQEKKEMQQHPVVGYRILNLFDDTLDLAEGVFNHHEKWDGSGYPKKLKGEEIPKLARVIAVAESYDAMTNNLNKNALSKEEALQEIKKYTGVKFDPEIVDIFIDMMSGNKNYFTQKNILS, translated from the coding sequence ATGGATAATAAAAGCATTTCGATTAGGAACAGCATAATCATTGTATTCATAATACTCATGTTAGCAACAGTTAGCGTGATAGGCTATATTATATTTTCAAACTGGTTGTCTTCGGCAGATGAATCCATAACAAAAATGGCAGAAGACATGAACTCCGAAATATTCCATCAAGTTGATGTATTCGTAGCCGTTCCGTTGCATGTCAATGAAGCAAATCAAGTGCTGTTAGAAAATGACATTGTGAATATACATAATGAGGGTGAACGTGAGAGCTTTTTTGTAGGGGTTTTGAGAGCACATAGTGATGATGTTTACAGTTTTAGCTATGGTACTGAAAACGGGGAATATTATGGTGCTCGAAGAAACGAAAACTATGATATAGAAATTATGAGAAATAATAGAGATACTGATGGCCATTCTTGGTACTATTCCTTAACTGAAGATATGACTGCGGGAGAACTTGTGGTGGAAGCTGGAAAATTTGATCCGCGAACTAGAGATTGGTATAAGGCGGCAAAAGAAACACAAAAGCCGGTATTTTCACCGATATATAAACATTTTGTCATGGATGATTTGACTGTATCGGCAGCTTACCCGATTTACAATAATCTTGACGACCTTCAAGGTGTATTGGGGACCCATATCACCCTTTCAAAAATAGACAACTATTTGGAAGGAATTGTAAAAGATAAAAATGCCTTTGCTGTGATTGTAGAAAGAGATTCCGGAGAATTGATTGCTAACTCGCTTGATATGGAGAATTTTAAAACCCTAGAAGATGGTAGTATAAAAAGGTTGACGATTAATGAAATAGATAATCAAGCAGTAATCCAGGCTCATGAAGATTATAAAAGTACTGAAGAAAGTAATTTTCGAATAAAGAATGAAAACGATAGACTGTATATTAAGATAACGGAGTATTATAATGAAGGATTGGACTGGCTGGTTATTACAGCAATACCTGAAAGTCTGTTTATGGCAGGCATTATTGAAAATATGAAATTGACATTACTGCTGACAATATTAGCTCTTATGCTATCAATAGGAATTTATTTGATGCTTACAAATAGATTCTTAAAACCTATAGACAGCTTGATACGCACTACTGAAAAGTTTTCTCAAGGTGATTTATCCCAAAGGGCAACCATTACCAGAAATGATGAGATTGGAATGATATCGGAATCTTTCAACAAAATGGCAGATACAATATATATGCTTGTCAATAACCTTGAGAAAAAGGTGAAAGAGAGGACGGTAGAGCTAGCAGAAACCAATAATGAATTGAAGGAAAGCAAGGACCAGCTGCACCTCATTTTGGATTCCACCGTAGAAGCAATATACGGGATTGATAATAATGGAAATTGCACATTTTGCAATGCTAGTGTTTTAGAAATATTAGGATATAAACATCAAGATGAGCTGACTGGCAAGAATATGCATTTACAAATTCATCATAGCCATAAAGATGGGACATCGATGTCTATCGAAGAATGCAAAATTTTTAAAGCATTCATCACAGGAAAGGGTACTCATGTAGATGATGAAGTGTTTTGGAGGGCAGACGGCACAAGCGTTGATGTAGAATACTATTCCTATCCCCAGTATAAAGATGGAGAGATTATTGGTGCAGTTATTACTTTTATGGATAATACCGAACGCAAAAAAAATGAGGAACATATCAAGCATTTAAGTTATCATGATTCTTTGACTGGCCTATATAATAGAATGTTCTTTGAAGATGAGCAGAAAAGGATAGACATCAAAAAAAATCTCCCCATATCAATCATTTTTGGGGATGTCAATGGGTTGAAGCTGACAAATGATATCTTTGGTCACGTTGCAGGTGATGCTCTTTTAAAAAAATCATCAGAAATATTGAAAAATATTTGCAGGGAAGAAGACATTGTTGCTCGTGTGGGTGGAGATGAATTCGCAATTCTTTTGCCTAACACAGAGGCAAGTGTTGCAGACAAAATTATCAACAGGGTAAAAAAAGAACTATCTAAAGAACAAATTGTTGCTATAAAGTGTAGCATGTCGATGGGGTATGATACTAAAACAAATGCAGATCAAGATATAGAGAGAACGATGAAAAATGCTGAAGATAAAATGTATAAAGAGAAAACGCTTAATCGAAAAACCATTAATTCCGATATGGTACAGACAATTATCGAAACACTACACGACAAAAGCCCTCGAGAAAAAGAACACTCCATAACCGTAAGTGAAATATGCCAAAATATTGGCCAGGCAATGAAATTATCGCAAACAGAAGTAAGAAAATTAAAGGAGGCTGGATTTTTTCATGATATAGGTAAGATAGTATTAGACAAAGATACTCTTAATAAAAATGATACGTTGACTGAGCAGGAGAAAAAAGAGATGCAGCAGCACCCCGTCGTAGGCTATAGGATTTTAAATTTATTTGATGATACATTAGATTTAGCAGAAGGAGTTTTTAACCATCATGAAAAATGGGATGGTTCTGGATACCCTAAAAAGCTGAAAGGAGAAGAAATTCCCAAATTAGCAAGAGTTATAGCAGTAGCAGAGAGCTATGATGCAATGACAAATAATTTGAATAAAAATGCCTTGAGTAAAGAAGAAGCCTTACAGGAAATCAAGAAATATACTGGAGTAAAGTTTGATCCTGAGATTGTAGACATCTTTATAGATATGATGTCAGGTAACAAAAACTATTTCACACAGAAGAATATTTTATCTTAG
- a CDS encoding stage V sporulation protein S produces MEILKVSAKSNPNSVAGALAGVIREKGKAEMQTIGAGALNQAIKAVAIARGFVAPSGIDLVCIPAFIDVQIDGEERTAIKLIVGPRK; encoded by the coding sequence ATGGAAATATTAAAAGTTTCAGCAAAATCTAATCCTAATTCGGTAGCAGGAGCTCTAGCAGGAGTTATAAGAGAAAAGGGGAAAGCTGAAATGCAGACAATTGGAGCAGGAGCTCTTAATCAGGCAATTAAAGCGGTGGCTATTGCCAGAGGGTTCGTGGCTCCTAGTGGTATTGATCTTGTTTGCATTCCCGCCTTTATTGATGTTCAAATTGATGGAGAAGAAAGAACAGCAATAAAACTCATTGTAGGTCCTCGTAAATAA
- the tig gene encoding trigger factor (Tig; RopA; peptidyl-prolyl cis/trans isomerase; promotes folding of newly synthesized proteins; binds ribosomal 50S subunit; forms a homodimer) — MKTSIKEKVNGKITLEVELESSVFQGAVNKAAKKLASKVNIPGFRKGKVPKTVLQKFVGSEAISAEAVDDILPDTYIKALEQEKIEPIDQPNIDLVQFEEGKPLIFTAEIPVKPDVELGNYKGVEVKHKDAEVTEKEIENYLGTMQQRHAQIEAVPDKALEEGDTAIMDFEGFLDGEAFEGGKGENYSLVIGSKTFIPGFEEQLVGMKPGEEKDITITFPEDYGNETLKGKETTFKVKMNEVKVKKLMSIDDEFAKDISEFETLEELKQDVENKLKKAAEQENEQQIRNKVLDKVAEGCQVEVPNVLIERKIDDLIKEMEFRIQQQGLTLENYLKFTNSSMEQMREQYEENASNSVKIDLILEAIAKTENIEVTDEELDKEIEKVAEQNKQPAEQIKLFLQSQGRLDSFKDSLMIDKAVNLLVESAKIVEPKAEETVSENKEENL; from the coding sequence ATGAAAACTAGTATTAAAGAAAAAGTAAACGGTAAAATCACACTAGAAGTAGAATTAGAATCTTCAGTATTTCAAGGTGCAGTAAATAAGGCTGCAAAAAAATTAGCGAGTAAGGTAAACATACCTGGTTTTAGAAAGGGAAAAGTACCCAAAACTGTACTTCAGAAATTTGTAGGTAGCGAAGCAATTAGCGCTGAAGCTGTTGATGATATTTTACCAGATACATACATAAAAGCACTTGAACAGGAAAAAATTGAGCCAATTGACCAACCAAACATAGATTTAGTACAATTTGAGGAAGGAAAGCCTTTAATATTTACAGCTGAGATTCCTGTAAAACCTGATGTAGAGTTAGGGAACTATAAAGGTGTTGAAGTAAAGCATAAGGATGCAGAAGTTACGGAAAAAGAAATAGAAAACTACCTTGGAACAATGCAGCAGAGACATGCTCAAATTGAGGCAGTTCCTGATAAAGCATTAGAAGAGGGAGATACTGCAATTATGGATTTTGAAGGTTTCTTAGATGGAGAAGCTTTTGAAGGTGGTAAAGGTGAAAATTACAGCCTAGTAATTGGATCTAAAACGTTCATTCCTGGTTTCGAAGAACAATTGGTTGGCATGAAACCTGGTGAAGAAAAGGATATTACTATAACTTTCCCAGAAGATTATGGCAATGAAACATTAAAAGGAAAAGAGACTACTTTTAAAGTAAAAATGAATGAAGTCAAAGTAAAGAAGTTAATGTCGATTGATGATGAATTTGCAAAAGATATAAGTGAATTTGAAACCTTAGAGGAATTAAAGCAGGATGTGGAGAATAAGTTAAAAAAGGCAGCTGAGCAGGAAAATGAGCAACAAATTAGAAATAAAGTATTAGATAAAGTGGCGGAAGGTTGCCAAGTGGAAGTGCCTAATGTTTTAATTGAACGAAAAATTGATGATTTAATTAAAGAGATGGAATTTCGAATTCAGCAGCAGGGTCTAACTTTGGAAAACTATCTAAAGTTTACTAATAGTAGTATGGAACAAATGAGGGAACAGTATGAAGAGAACGCTTCAAATAGTGTTAAAATAGATCTTATATTAGAAGCTATTGCTAAAACCGAGAATATTGAAGTTACTGATGAAGAGCTAGATAAAGAAATTGAAAAAGTTGCAGAACAGAATAAGCAGCCTGCTGAGCAAATTAAACTTTTCCTACAAAGTCAAGGTAGACTTGATTCTTTTAAAGATAGTTTGATGATTGATAAAGCAGTCAATTTACTGGTTGAAAGTGCTAAAATAGTAGAACCCAAGGCTGAAGAAACTGTAAGTGAAAATAAAGAAGAAAATTTATAA
- a CDS encoding ATP-dependent Clp protease proteolytic subunit has translation MSVLVPMVVEHTNRGERAYDIYSRLLKDRIIFLGSEINDHVANLVIAQLLFLEADDPDKDIHLYINSPGGSITSGMAIFDTMTYIKPDVQTICVGLAASMGAFLLAAGSKGKRFALPNSEIMIHQPLGGTQGQAIDIEIHAKRIIRIKERLNKILADITKKSLEQIEKDTDRDYFLTAEEAKNYGIIDKVMTTRELSSKK, from the coding sequence ATGTCTGTGCTTGTACCAATGGTAGTTGAACACACAAATAGGGGAGAAAGAGCTTATGACATATATTCCAGGTTGCTCAAAGATAGAATTATCTTTTTAGGCAGTGAAATAAATGATCATGTAGCTAACCTTGTCATTGCTCAGTTGTTATTTCTAGAAGCAGATGATCCTGATAAAGATATACATTTATACATTAACAGCCCAGGTGGATCTATAACTTCTGGAATGGCAATCTTTGATACAATGACATATATTAAACCAGATGTTCAAACTATTTGTGTAGGATTAGCAGCTAGTATGGGAGCATTCTTGCTCGCAGCAGGTTCAAAAGGAAAGAGATTTGCTTTACCAAATAGTGAAATAATGATTCACCAACCTTTAGGTGGAACCCAGGGTCAAGCGATTGATATTGAAATACATGCTAAAAGAATTATTCGCATTAAGGAAAGATTAAATAAAATTTTAGCTGATATCACAAAAAAATCATTAGAACAAATTGAAAAAGATACAGATAGAGATTATTTCCTAACAGCAGAAGAAGCTAAAAATTATGGTATAATTGATAAGGTAATGACAACTAGAGAATTAAGCAGTAAGAAATAG